In Lactuca sativa cultivar Salinas chromosome 5, Lsat_Salinas_v11, whole genome shotgun sequence, the DNA window AGCTTCTGATCTTTTTGCAGGAATTTGATCACAATTTTCCATATTACATGTGACATGATTCTCTAGCTGTTTTGATCAAAACACATCCTGTGAAAAAATGCTCAACAATGACATCTTTAGAAAATATGTCTATCTTTCCATTTGTGCCAAAAATGCCCCTCTTTCTCTTTGTCAATAAGCATAGTTTCTCAAAATTCAACTAATATTATTACCTAAAGAAAGACAAAGCAAAGATTATTTATGCATACATACCTTTTCCTTTTCACATTGGTCATCGGTTTTGTTATGATGAAAATAAGCATGAGTCGATGTTCTTAGTGGCATGTTGTTGttgtctgaattgtttaagcCATGATCAaaacatgatgatgatgatgatgatgatgatgatgatgtgtaAAACATGTGGCTTATTGCAGCTCTGAGCCGTTGATTTCTTTGAGAATAGAAAATCTTGGTTGCAAGTGGTGCTGGAACACCAGATATTCCTGCATCATAAACATCAATTGGACAACATTTTTTTTAAGAGGACaagggtatttacgtcttttaCACAAACAAGAGATGGATTCCATGTTTTTGGGTgggacaaaataaaaataatttttgtcCTAATGACGAGCTTACTAGTTTCTAGGGCTATTTTCACCGATGTAGATgaggagggcatttacgtcttttacaATAACAAGCTATCAAGAGTAGCTGTTTTCACTGATGTGGATGAGGGCATTTACGTCCATCTTGTTCCATAAATGGGTGGAACAAAAAATTAGCAATTTTTTTTTCACCACGGGTTAATTTTTACGATGAGGATGAGgagggcattcatgtcttttaCACAATTGAGAGATACCCTAATGAACTAAAATAGAATTCACCAAAAACATTAAATGGCACAATTTTCATTGCCAAATTTCAAATCCAAACCAAACAATTTATTTAAACAAAACATGGATTAGCGAAATAGTAAAATGGAATTAGGACAAGAAGGAAGATACCTTTTGGTTTTGCTTTTATAGGAAATGAAGTTGGTTTTAGGGTTTGTTCATCCACATGAGAATTTGAAGCAGCAGAATTAAAAAGCTCGGATCTTTGAGGCTTACTAACCTCTGCTACCTTCAAGTTAAGCTCAACAAAATTGCAGAAAATTATATGAACTTACTTTACACTTTTTACCAATATAGGCAATGTACTTTACTTTTTACACATCATAACAACAAAATAGCAATATATGACaaagaaagtacattgttattattGGGTAAAAAGTATAAGTATGTTGCTGTTAGTAATAAAAAAACATGGGGTTAAGTTTGTTTCATAGAAGGATACTAGAAATAGTATTTTGCAACTTCTTGCGTTCCTTTCTTGGAGGTTTCTTTTGGATAATCTCTGTTGTGTTGTCTGTTACTGAACTTAATGACTTGCAAATCTCTGTGAAAATGGAAGTGGAAAttacataaataatttttttttaagataaagtatgttatatgtatgtatgtCATATTAACATTTAACATAGCCTATAGTATATATTAAGGGTGTATTCCACAAAATTAGTTGGAAGTTGGT includes these proteins:
- the LOC111907106 gene encoding uncharacterized protein LOC111907106 isoform X1, with product MVCSLGGGQMTTLLEGGSTSQIMAEDVGCWKLAAQYIQRELKEADEVNLLDEEDMHVFGLRPMMDPLILVCCDSCKKPLKVSQYATHAEICKSLSSVTDNTTEIIQKKPPRKERKKLQNTISTEVSKPQRSELFNSAASNSHVDEQTLKPTSFPIKAKPKGISGVPAPLATKIFYSQRNQRLRAAISHMFYTSSSSSSSSSSCFDHGLNNSDNNNMPLRTSTHAYFHHNKTDDQCEKEKLENHVTCNMENCDQIPAKRSEAISDESRTLLPMNFSDQFHANNHLGPQRIHVGSLTNDSL
- the LOC111907106 gene encoding uncharacterized protein LOC111907106 isoform X2, with amino-acid sequence MVCSLGGGQMTTLLEGGSTSQIMAEDVGCWKLAAQYIQRELKEADEVNLLDEEDMHVFGLRPMMDPLILVCCDSCKKPLKVSQYATHAEICKSLSSVTDNTTEIIQKKPPRKERKKLQNTISKVSKPQRSELFNSAASNSHVDEQTLKPTSFPIKAKPKGISGVPAPLATKIFYSQRNQRLRAAISHMFYTSSSSSSSSSSCFDHGLNNSDNNNMPLRTSTHAYFHHNKTDDQCEKEKLENHVTCNMENCDQIPAKRSEAISDESRTLLPMNFSDQFHANNHLGPQRIHVGSLTNDSL
- the LOC111907106 gene encoding uncharacterized protein LOC111907106 isoform X3; the encoded protein is MVCSLGGGQMTTLLEGGSTSQIMAEDVGCWKLAAQYIQRELKEADEVNLLDEEDMHVFGLRPMMDPLILVCCDSCKKPLKVSQYATHAEICKSLSSVTDNTTEIIQKKPPRKERKKLQNTISTEVSKPQRSELFNSAASNSHVDEQTLKPTSFPIKAKPKGISGVPAPLATKIFYSQRNQRLRAAISHMFYTSSSSSSSSSSCFDHGLNNSDNNNMPLRTSTHAYFHHNKTDDQCEKEKDVF